A genomic region of Aspergillus oryzae RIB40 DNA, chromosome 1 contains the following coding sequences:
- a CDS encoding LSM domain-containing protein (predicted protein): protein MDENQAVQYLESLIGQTLRVHATDTRIFVGAFKCTDSARNIILASTYEYRFPSPSTVRDAATDAENQDPAIGAASQSVKVNMTSRFIGLVVVPGQHITKIELEETPQQSRVRETLKKS from the exons ATGGATGAGAATCAAGCCGTCCAGTATTTGGAATCCTTAATTGGCCAAACACTACGAGTCCACGCGACAGACACGCGCATTTTCGTGGGCGCTTTCAAGTGTACAGATTCG GCGCGAAATATTATCCTCGCGAGCACCTACGAATATCGCTTCCCTAGTCCATCGACAGTTCGAGATGCTGCCACTGACGCAGAAAACCAAGACCCCGCGATAGGCGCAGCATCACAGAGTGTCAAAGTGAATATGACAAGTCGATTTATTGGTCTTGTGGTCGTCCCTGGTCAGCATATCACGAAGATCGAGTTGGAGGAGACCCCTCAGCAGAGTCGCGTGCGGGAAACGCTCAAAAAATCATAG
- a CDS encoding uncharacterized protein (predicted protein), with product MIKGFKMVSLAVPTDLQPLFPDDTSGEHLPLRTTGLWYPEIPPSSYHLHDDVFAGRNISLHDYRPLVHVMFGGRRGSLLKYLTRISVTVSNAAIVGIDFFYTDDSPLAGMTLSKSPSSSMDQEVSG from the exons ATGATCAAGGGTTTCAAAATGGTATCTTTAGCTGTTCCCACCGACCTTCAGCCTCTCTTCCCAGACGATACCAGTGGCGAACACCTTCCTCTACGAACTACGGGGCTTTGGTATCCCGAGATCCCTCCCTCATCCTACCATCTCCACGATGATGTATTCGCCGGACGAAACATATCTCTCCATGACTACCGCCCACTTGTGCATGTCATGTTTGGCGGAAGACGGGGCAGTCTCCTTAAATACCTAACCCGCATCTCAGTTACAGTGTCCAATGCAGCAATCGTTGGGATAGACTTCTTCTACACAGATGATTCTCCC CTAGCGGGGATGACTCTGTCAAAAtccccttcatcatcgatggACCAGGAGGTGAGCGGTTAA
- the phzA gene encoding putative serine/threonine protein phosphatase (serine/threonine specific protein phosphatase PP1, catalytic subunit), giving the protein MGQSHSKGNSGPGDSLQSYPSFSRSDTKESLRSLRGSIRSKIRNTDSPRASTSALSTGSQTDRSDAGSIKSTGSRRSSTNLSAQSPGANDSASQLDAPDPPPSPTLSSSLKRGHKDVDAMQQSGEVDHVSDAPPTGAAPTGSSQKVGESILIKRQDQLNPILDFIMNTPLNDTSSSPGMGMGALKSIDLDDMITRLLDAGYSTKVTKTVCLKNAEITAICTAARELFLSQPALLELSAPVKIVGDVHGQYTDLIRLFEMCGFPPSSNYLFLGDYVDRGKQSLETILLLLCYKLKYPENFFLLRGNHECANVTRVYGFYDECKRRCNIKIWKTFIDTFNCLPIASIVAGKIFCVHGGLSPSLSHMDDIRGIARPTDVPDYGLLNDLLWSDPADMEEDWEPNERGVSYCFGKKVIMNFLQRHDFDLVCRAHMVVEDGYEFYQDRILVTVFSAPNYCGEFDNWGAIMSVSDELLCSFELLKPLDSTALKNHIKKGRNKRNSMLNSPPAIVSAQSY; this is encoded by the exons ATGGGTCAGTCGCATTCCAAGGGCAATTCTGGCCCTGGCGACTCTTTGCAGTCCTACCCATCTTTCTCTCGCTCCGACACGAAGGAGTCTCTCCGGTCTCTTCGGGGCTCTATTCGGTCTAAGATCCGTAACACTGATAGTCCTCGCGCATCCACTTCAGCTCTGTCCACGGGGAGCCAAACGGATAGGTCCGATGCCGGGTCGATCAAGTCGACGGGTAGTAGGAGAAGCTCCACCAACTTGAGTGCCCAGTCTCCTGGGGCCAATGACTCTGCTTCTCAACTCGATGCCCCTGAtccacctccctctcccaCTTTGTCGAGCAGCCTGAAACGAGGACATAAGGATGTAGATGCGATGCAGCAGAGTGGCGAGGTCGACCACGTGTCGGATGCGCCTCCCACTGGTGCTGCACCGACGGGATCTTCACAGAAAGTTGGCGAATCCATTCTTATCAAGCGGCAAGATCAGCTGAATCCAATCCTGGATTTTATCATGAACACACCTCTGAATGatacatcctcatctccagGAATGGGAATGGGCGCTCTTAAGTCTATCGACCTAGATGACATGATCACACGTCTGCTGGATGCTGGTTATTCGACTAAGGTCACCAAGACTGTCTGTCTTAAGAATGCAGAAATCACCGCCATCTGTACTGCGGCTCGGGAGCTATTCCTCAGTCAGCCTGCACTTTTAGAGCTGTCGGCTCCTGTCAAGATTGTGGGCGACGTTCACGGTCAATATACCGACCTGATCAGATTGTTCGAAATGTGTGgatttcccccttcttcgAATTACCTCTTTCTGGGTGACTACGTGGATCGGGGCAAGCAAAGCTTGGAGacaattctccttctgttGTGCTATAAGCTCAAGTATCCCGAgaacttcttccttctgcgaGGCAATCATGAATGTGCCAACGTTACCCGTGTATACGGGTTCTATGATGAATGTAAACGGCGTTGCAACATCAAGATTTGGAAGACCTTCATCGATACCTTCAACTGCTTGCCCATCGCTTCTATTGTAGCTGGCAAGATTTTCTGTGTCCATGGTGGACTTTCACCCAGCCTCTCCCATATGGACGATATCAGGGGGATCGCACGTCCAACTGACGTTCCAGACTACGGGTTGCTTAACGACCTTCTCTGGAGTGATCCGGCGGACATGGAGGAGGACTGGGAGCCTAATGAGCGTGGCGTAAGTTACTGTTTCGGTAAGAAAGTGATCATGAATTTCTTGCAACGGCATGACTTCGACTTGGTTTGCCGAGCCCACATGGTAGTCGAGGACGGTTATGAGTTCTACCAGGATCGCATTTTAGTCACAGTATTCTCTGCCCCCAAC TACTGTGGAGAGTTTGATAACTGGGGAGCAATTATGTCAGTCTCGGACGAACTCCTCTGCAGTTTCGAGTTGTTGAAACCGTTGGATTCTACCGCGCTGAAGAATCACATCAAGAAGGGCCGGAATAAGCGGAATAGCATGCTCAACAGTCCT CCTGCAATTGTATCAGCCCAAAGTTATTAG
- the ura7 gene encoding small subunit rRNA maturation protein UTP4 (WD40 repeat protein), whose product MDIHRCRFVPYNPQAINALAFSHPPSAELAGRGVPTLRLAVGRANGDIEIWNPLRGAWFQETVLRGGKDRSIEGLTWTLDPPESGPDGSKIPGRLRLFSIGYSTAVTEWDIEQGCPLRHSSGNYGEIWCIAAQPRWRPTKRGKDGKWLPPAEGEYTGQHLAAGCADGSIVILSTADNDVRFLRLMRPSTKRARVLSVTFQDRHTIVAGYADSSIRLFDIRNGQLLRTISLGKGPTGGTKELLVWSVKCLPDGTIVSGDSAGEVRFWDGKNYSLIQRLNCHLADTLDIAVSANGDTVVSGGADQRTVVYRKKAGEKGDKKGRWVEVMHRRYHTHDVKTFAVYETKDISVIVSGGPDASPIVLPLREFGKEHHRKLSSLPQIPQLASSPSSRLVMSFWDREISIWRLFRGPMSLQENLDGQRHRLVGKVLIQGEENITSAMLSSDGKILVVATISSVKVFSVRRRKSDEKGTLRIQKLDIPSTLANDGARVVTVSPDSRWICVVRPNSATYLARIKPASSPQEKSQVLTQLVKLNRATRHARYEKASHGTLGDYEKTIRCAVFSENSKIFAVGDLSGCVDAWSLEKAESKTLAKANAAEDSDEDSDDEDEQPVVEGERWTLTAAESPIPRLRSGVLLLSFRPLNPAGKKLLADGADQDSKVESRLMALTSEHQLVEVDALDGKLSDWSRRNPKAFLPAEFRGVKDRAMGCVWDLNEARERLWLYGTSWLWMFDLNQDFPSPEELSASADTHDDGQESMQAAKKSSSQKRKPVNGDTPSQKQLMQAADNSHSARRWWHTYKYRDILGIVPLNCQATDEESQEHEDGGNLEVAVVERPMWDVELPGRYVRDYE is encoded by the exons TGGAGGGAAGGATAGAAGTATAGAAGGACTCACCTGGACCCTCGATCCGCCTGAATCTGGTCCCGATGGTTCAAAGATACCCGGACGGCTGCGCTTGTTCAGTATCGGATACTCGACTGCGGTGACTGAATGGGATATTGAACAGGGCTGTCCTTTGCGTCACTCAAGCGGAAATTATGGCGAGATCTGGTGCATAGCGGCCCAGCCAAGATGGCGGCCTACGAAACGAGGAAAGGATGGCAAGTGGCTGCCTCCAGCGGAAGGAGAGTACACCGGACAGCATCTCGCCGCGGGATGCGCGGATGGATCTATCGTGATATTGTCTACGGCAGACAATGATGTTAGGTTCCTTCGTCTTATGCGACCTTCTACAAAGAGAGCTAGGGTGCTTAGCGTCACCTTCCAAGATCGTCACACTATTGTGGCCGGCTATGCGGACAGCTCAATCCGTCTGTTTGATATTCGGAATGGTCAACTCCTACGAACAATCTCTTTGGGCAAGGGACCGACAGGTGGTACGAAGGAATTGCTCGTTTGGTCTGTGAAGTGCCTTCCCGATGGCACTATTGTTTCTGGCGACTCTGCTGGTGAAGTTCGTTTCTGGGACGGCAAGAATTACTCGCTTATCCAACGACTCAATTGCCACTTGGCTGACACTTTGGACATCGCTGTGAGTGCCAATGGGGACACAGTTGTTAGTGGAGGTGCGGACCAAAGAACAGTTGTCTATAGAAAGAAGGCTGGAGAGAAGGGCGATAAGAAAGGCCGGTGGGTTGAGGTGATGCACCGGCGGTACCATACCCACGATGTTAAGACATTTGCTGTCTATGAGACGAAGGACATTAGTGTTATTGTTTCTGGAG GACCTGACGCCTCCCCGATTGTCTTACCTTTGCGTGAGTTCGGAAAAGAGCACCACAGAAAGCTATCGAGTCTGCCTCAAATACCACAGCTTGCgtcttcgccttcatctcGACTGGTTATGAGCTTCTGGGATAGAGAGATTAGCATCTGGCGCCTGTTCCGCGGCCCTATGTCTTTGCAAGAAAATCTCGATGGGCAAAGGCACAGATTGGTTGGGAAGGTCCTGATCCAG GGCGAAGAGAATATCACCTCAGCTATGCTATCTTCCGACGGAAAGATTCTAGTCGTTGCTACGATATCCAGCGTCAAGGTGTTTTCTGTTCGGCGGCGCAAAAGCGACGAGAAAGGAACCCTCCGCATACAAAAGCTTGATATCCCATCTACACTTGCTAATGACGGAGCTCGAGTTGTTACCGTTTCCCCCGATAGTCGGTGGATCTGTGTCGTTCGTCCCAATAGTGCTACCTACTTAGCCAGGATCAAGCCTGCTTCGTCGCCTCAGGAGAAATCCCAGGTCCTTACCCAACTCGTCAAACTTAACAGAGCTACCCGCCACGCTCGCTATGAGAAGGCCTCCCATGGTACCCTTGGTGACTACGAAAAGACCATCCGATGCGCCGTGTTCTCCGAAAACAGCAAGATTTTTGCAGTCGGAGATCTCTCTGGGTGTGTGGATGCCTGGTCGCTGGAGAAAGCTGAGTCAAAGACCTTGGCGAAGGCAAATGCTGCCGAAGACTCCGACGAAGATtctgacgatgaggatgaacaGCCAGTGGTGGAGGGTGAGCGTTGGACTCTCACAGCCGCTGAATCGCCAATCCCTCGTCTCAGGTCTGGCGTACTACTGTTGTCCTTCCGCCCTCTGAATCCGGCCGGGAAGAAGTTATTGGCCGACGGTGCTGATCAGGACTCTAAGGTTGAAAGCCGGTTGATGGCTCTTACAAGTGAGCACCAACTGGTGGAAGTTGATGCTCTTGATGGGAAGTTGTCGGATTGGTCAAGGAGAAACCCCAAGGCTTTCTTACCCGCAGAGTTTAGGGGTGTAAAAGATCGTGCGATGGGCTGTGTTTGGGACTTGAACGAGGCCCGTGAACGCCTCTGGCTCTATGGTACCTCTTGGCTGTGGATGTTTGACTTGAATCAGGACTTTCCGTCTCCGGAGGAGCTGAGTGCTTCTGCAGATactcatgatgatggacagGAATCAATGCAGGCTGCTAAGAAGTCTTCATCCCAAAAGCGCAAGC CTGTCAATGGCGACACACCCTCTCAGAAACAACTGATGCAGGCCGCGGATAACTCACATTCGGCACGTCGTTGGTGGCACACATACAAGTACCGTGATATTCTCGGAATTGTACCTTTGAATTGTCAGGCAACGGATGAAGAATCGCAGGAgcatgaagatggtggtAACTTAGAGGTTGCAGTTGTGGAGCGGCCCATGTGGGACGTTGAGCTTCCGGGTCGCTATGTTAGGGACTATGAGTGA